In a single window of the Cucurbita pepo subsp. pepo cultivar mu-cu-16 chromosome LG18, ASM280686v2, whole genome shotgun sequence genome:
- the LOC111780135 gene encoding glutamate receptor 2.8-like, whose protein sequence is MGTGKKWGGGSCFAAWFVLAVLCWVGGEGVKLGVLLDPNSTVGKLCNTSIQLALSDLYTANPQYKTRIIPLFKNAGDIVGVASAAWELLREGADVIIGAQTSEKAIYLAEFGGKYEIPIISLTATSPSLSPKQNPYLIRAVQSDSAQVGAISAIVQLYGWREIVPIYEDTEYGRGIIPDLADALQENGTRLFERTGIPWRASGREIGEELRRVKNLRRRMRVFLLHMSASLGRRVLIEAKEEGMMSDGYAWIVTDGLSSLLDPITDPKALDAMQGIVGVRPYIPQTKKLQHFQATFNQHLPLPLASLNLFAVQAYDTMWALGTAVEKLSATIPATATDSRAMRTSLRDAIRNTKIEGITGVFNLVDGELNPQTFEVFNLVGEKERIIGYWSQKGGGGVRPEVAISNSKNQLKQPIWPGPTAEQPKMKLRIGIPIKGFPEFVNADTNEPQKSSGFCIDVFRLAIEVPHMNIDYEFVPFVNQSGKSNGSYDELLRQIEAQKVDAIVGDITIVAGRSEFVDFTQPYSASGVSMLVSATSDKKEHMWIFMKPFTWDLWLLSFFSFMFTGFVVWLLECRVNTDFGRGPAQQQIGLIFWFSFSTLVFAHRERILNNLSRFLMIIWVFVVLILTQSYTANLSSMLTAQRLHPSFLDVNEIREKGYFVGYQNGSFVRDFLITRFGFDETKLIPCGSSDEFKLALNRGSFNGGVAAIFDEIPYIKVFLRKYSSGYQMVGPIYSTGGFGFAFPKGSPLVADFSRAILNVTQDQDKMRTIEQKYFSNQEPPKPEPNDSALDVYRFGGLFIITAVATWSSLLIYLAQFLITRWPDSGSVQSPLTSKFVEMGKLFCQEHFHSSSPRTRQSRVHSVPETAEETTTPQTVPDHNVDSMNTVAN, encoded by the exons ATGGGAACGGGGAAGAAATGGGGCGGCGGAAGCTGTTTCGCGGCGTGGTTTGTGTTGGCGGTGCTTTGTTGGGTCGGAGGCGAGGGCGTTAAACTGGGTGTGCTGCTTGATCCCAACTCGACTGTGGGCAAACTATGCAACACCTCCATCCAATTGGCACTCTCCGATTTGTATACTGCAAATCCTCAGTACAAAACCAGGATTATTCCTTTATTCAAGAACGCCGGAGACATCGTCGGAGTTGCATCTGCAG CGTGGGAGTTATTAAGAGAAGGAGCAGATGTCATAATAGGAGCTCAAACTTCAGAAAAAGCGATATACCTGGCGGAATTCGGaggaaaatatgaaattcCCATAATCTCCCTCACAGCAACAAGCCCCTCACTGTCTCCCAAGCAGAACCCATATTTGATAAGGGCAGTTCAAAGCGACTCGGCCCAGGTTGGAGCCATAAGCGCCATCGTTCAACTGTACGGATGGCGAGAGATAGTTCCAATTTACGAAGACACAGAATATGGACGTGGCATCATCCCAGATCTAGCGGACGCCTTGCAAGAAAACGGCACCCGATTGTTTGAGAGAACGGGGATCCCTTGGAGGGCGAGTGGGAGGGAAATTGGTGAGGAGCTGAGGAGGGTGAAGAATTTGAGGCGGAGAATGAGGGTGTTCCTTCTTCACATGAGTGCTTCCCTTGGGCGGAGGGTTTTAATTGAGGCCAAGGAGGAGGGAATGATGAGTGATGGGTATGCATGGATTGTGACAGATGGGCTTTCCTCTTTGCTTGATCCAATCACGGATCCCAAAGCTCTTGACGCAATGCAAGGGATTGTGGGCGTAAGGCCATACATACCCCAAACCAAAAAGCTTCAACATTTTCAAGCAACCTTCAACCAACATCTTCCACTCCCTTTAG CATCGCTCAATCTTTTTGCAGTGCAGGCGTACGATACGATGTGGGCGTTGGGCACGGCGGTGGAAAAATTGAGTGCCACCATCCCTGCAACTGCAACTGATAGTCGCGCGATGAGGACAAGCCTTCGTGATGCAATTAGGAACACAAAAATTGAAGGCATTACTGGAGTTTTCAATTTGGTCGACGGAGAGCTAAACCCACAAACTTTTGAAGTGTTCAATCTGGTGGGCGAGAAGGAGCGGATCATCGGATACTGGAGCCAGAAAGGAGGCGGAGGAGTCCGGCCTGAAGTTGcaatatcaaattcaaaaaaccAACTAAAGCAACCCATTTGGCCCGGACCCACGGCCGAACAACCCAAGATGAAATTGAGAATAGGAATTCCAATCAAAGGATTCCCGGAGTTCGTAAACGCGGACACAAACGAGCCCCAGAAGTCGTCCGGATTCTGCATCGACGTCTTCCGCCTTGCAATTGAAGTACCACACATGAACATAGATTACGAGTTCGTCCCTTTCGTAAACCAAAGTGGGAAAAGTAATGGGTCCTACGACGAGCTTCTGCGCCAGATTGAGGCTCAGAAAGTGGATGCAATTGTTGGAGACATAACAATAGTTGCAGGTCGGTCGGAGTTCGTCGACTTCACTCAGCCTTACTCTGCATCGGGGGTGTCAATGCTGGTTTCTGCAACAAGCGATAAGAAGGAACACATGTGGATATTCATGAAGCCATTTACATGGGATCTATGGCTActttccttcttctccttcatgTTTACAGGCTTTGTGGTTTGGCTACTGGAATGTCGTGTCAACACTGACTTCGGAAGAGGCCCAGCCCAACAACAAATCGGCCTCATCTTCTGGTTCAGCTTCTCCACGCTCGTCTTTGCTCACA GGGAGAGGATATTGAACAACTTATCCAGATTTTTGATGATCATATGGGTTTTTGTGGTGCTAATCCTGACCCAAAGTTACACCGCGAACTTATCATCCATGTTGACGGCGCAAAGGCTCCATCCTTCCTTTCTCGATGTTAACGAGATCAGAGAGAAGGGTTACTTCGTGGGTTATCAGAACGGTTCCTTTGTGAGAGATTTTCTAATCACTCGGTTTGGATTTGATGAAACCAAGCTGATACCCTGCGGAAGCTCCGACGAGTTTAAGTTAGCCCTGAACAGAGGAAGCTTTAATGGTGGAGTTGCTGCCATTTTTGACGAAATTCCTTACATTAAGGTCTTTCTTCGGAAATATTCTTCCGGCTATCAAATGGTCGGACCTATTTACAGCACCGGTGGTTTTGGATTC GCCTTCCCGAAAGGATCCCCTCTGGTGGCTGACTTTTCAAGGGCAATACTGAACGTGACCCAAGATCAAGACAAAATGCGCACAATTGAGCAGAAATACTTCTCAAATCAAGAACCACCAAAACCAGAACCCAACGATTCAGCTCTGGATGTTTACAGATTTGGTGGGTTGTTCATCATTACGGCAGTTGCTACCTGGTCTTcgttattaatatatttggcCCAGTTCCTTATCACACGTTGGCCGGACTCCGGCAGCGTCCAGTCTCCACTCACCTCCAAATTTGTTGAAATGGGCAAGCTTTTTTGCCAGGAACACTTCCACTCTTCTTCTCCGCGAACAAGACAATCCAGAGTACACTCTGTTCCTGAAACA